From Phragmites australis chromosome 5, lpPhrAust1.1, whole genome shotgun sequence, a single genomic window includes:
- the LOC133919995 gene encoding uncharacterized protein LOC133919995 encodes MGNVTSSVAARLAFFPPEPATYQVQPAHDASGAGLLQMTGVSPDAGVEVRALPTRAGTRVVAAFWRHPAAHLTLLYSHGNAADLGQMLGLFLELRAHLRVNIMSYDYSGYGASTGKPSEYNTYYDIEAVYDCLNKDYGIEQEDLILYGQSVGSGPTLHLASRLEKLRGVVLHSGILSGIRVLYPVKVTLWFDIFKNIDKIKQVDCPVLVIHGTTDDIVDFSHGKRLWELAKEKYEPLWIKGGGHCNLETYPEYIRHLRKFINTMEKLAKDKAAKAPQMLPSSSITEVKHNKCLRFGKR; translated from the exons ATGGGTAACGTCACGTCGTCGGTGGCGGCGCGGCTCGCCTTCTTCCCGCCGGAGCCGGCGACGTACCAAGTGCAGCCCGCCCACGACGCCTCCGGCGCCGGGCTACTGCAGATGACGGGGGTGTCGCCGGACGCCGGCGTCGAGGTGCGCGCGCTGCCCACCAGGGCCGGCACGCGCGTCGTCGCAGCCTTCTGGCGCCACCCCGCCGCGCACCTCACGCTGCTCTACTCCCACGGGAACGCCGCTGACCTCGGACAGATGCTCGGGCTCTTCCTCGAGCTCCGGGCACACCTCCGCGTCAACATCATGAG CTATGATTATTCAGGCTATGGTGCCTCTACAGGAAAA CCATCAGAGTACAACACGTACTATGACATAGAGGCTGTTTATGATTGTTTAAACAAGGACTATGGGATAGAACAAGAGGATTTAATCCTGTATGGGCAATCAGTTGGCAGTGGACCAACATTGCATTTAGCCTCACGTTTGGAAAAATTAAGAGGGGTTGTCCTTCACAGTGGTATACTCTCCGGCATACGGGTTCTCTATCCAGTGAAAGTGACGCTTTGGTTTGATATCTTCAAG AACATCGACAAAATAAAGCAGGTTGACTGCCCTGTGTTGGTCATACAT GGCACAACCGATGACATTGTCGACTTCTCTCATGGCAAGCGCCTGTGGGAGCTGGCTAAGGAAAAGTACGAGCCTCTATGGATCAAAGGCGGCGGTCACTGCAACCTGGAAACTTATCCTGAATACATCAGGCACTTGCGGAAGTTCATAAACACGATGGAGAAGCTCGCGAAAGATAAAGCAGCGAAGGCACCCCAGATGCTTCCTTCGTCGAGCATCACCGAAGTAAAACACAACAAGTGCTTGAGATTTGGAAAGAGATGA